The proteins below are encoded in one region of Paraburkholderia phenazinium:
- a CDS encoding DEAD/DEAH box helicase: MTSSNTPSSPLNAIADQALGLAASDAAPAQAAAVAAAPEAVAAETAAPAGPSFASLGLSPDVVSALTAAGYQTPTPVQQRAIPAGIAGRDLMVSSPTGSGKTAAFMLPAIERFSQLQKAQASQPREPRPADGARTRRPQPVARPTMLVLTPTRELAMQVTTAAANYGKHLKRLRTVSILGGVAYGQQLMLLAKNPEILVATPGRLIDHLERGRIDLSQLQILVLDEADRMLDMGFIEDIETIVAATPASRQTMLFSATLDGKITSLTGRLLKDPERIEIVQRMEQRTNIAQTVHYVDDRDHKDRLLDHLLRDSGLDQAIVFTATKMDADQLAGRLADAGFESAALHGDLPQGARNRTIKALRERRVRVLVATDVAARGIDIPGITHVFNYDLPKFAEDYVHRIGRTGRAGRSGIAVSLVHHAEQGALKRIERFVRTPLAVNVVEGFEPRKSAPSGNGRPGFGGRGRPGGGNGGGRRFGSGSGAGKPAGNGGGARTGNGGGNGGGWAGKSAGGGSREGFGGSRDGGYGARRSDGPRTARRGS; encoded by the coding sequence ATGACTTCGAGCAATACCCCCAGCAGCCCGTTGAACGCCATCGCCGACCAAGCCCTCGGTCTCGCCGCCAGTGACGCAGCACCCGCACAAGCCGCAGCCGTTGCTGCAGCGCCGGAAGCCGTCGCAGCCGAAACCGCAGCACCGGCCGGCCCGTCGTTCGCGTCGCTCGGTCTGTCCCCGGACGTCGTCTCCGCACTGACCGCCGCTGGCTACCAAACCCCGACCCCGGTTCAGCAACGCGCGATCCCCGCTGGCATCGCCGGCCGCGATCTGATGGTCTCGAGCCCGACCGGCTCGGGCAAGACCGCCGCGTTCATGCTGCCCGCCATCGAGCGTTTCTCGCAACTGCAAAAGGCGCAAGCCAGCCAGCCGCGTGAACCGCGTCCCGCTGACGGCGCCCGCACGCGCCGCCCGCAGCCGGTTGCCCGTCCGACCATGCTCGTTCTGACGCCGACCCGCGAACTCGCAATGCAGGTCACCACCGCCGCTGCCAACTATGGCAAGCACCTGAAGCGCCTGCGCACCGTCAGCATTCTCGGTGGCGTCGCTTATGGCCAGCAGCTGATGCTGCTGGCGAAGAACCCGGAAATTCTGGTTGCTACGCCGGGCCGTCTGATCGACCACCTGGAACGCGGCCGTATCGATCTGTCGCAACTGCAGATCCTCGTGCTCGACGAAGCTGACCGCATGCTCGACATGGGCTTCATCGAAGACATCGAAACGATCGTTGCCGCTACGCCGGCTTCGCGCCAGACCATGCTGTTCTCGGCCACGCTCGACGGCAAGATCACTTCGCTGACCGGCCGCCTGCTGAAGGACCCGGAGCGTATCGAGATCGTCCAGCGTATGGAGCAGCGCACCAACATCGCGCAAACCGTTCACTACGTCGACGACCGCGATCACAAGGACCGTCTGCTCGACCATCTGCTGCGCGACTCCGGCCTCGACCAGGCTATCGTTTTCACGGCAACCAAGATGGACGCCGACCAACTGGCTGGCCGTCTTGCCGACGCTGGCTTCGAATCGGCTGCACTGCACGGCGATCTGCCGCAAGGCGCACGTAACCGCACGATCAAAGCCCTGCGCGAGCGTCGTGTGCGCGTGCTGGTCGCAACTGACGTCGCGGCTCGCGGTATCGACATCCCCGGCATCACGCACGTGTTCAACTACGACCTGCCGAAGTTTGCTGAAGACTACGTGCACCGTATCGGCCGTACCGGCCGTGCTGGCCGCTCGGGTATCGCCGTGAGCCTCGTGCATCACGCGGAACAAGGGGCGTTGAAGCGCATCGAGCGTTTCGTGCGTACGCCGCTGGCGGTCAACGTCGTCGAAGGCTTCGAGCCGCGCAAGTCGGCTCCGTCGGGCAATGGCCGTCCTGGCTTTGGCGGCCGTGGCCGTCCGGGCGGTGGCAACGGCGGTGGCCGTCGCTTCGGCAGCGGCAGCGGTGCGGGCAAGCCGGCCGGTAATGGCGGCGGCGCCCGCACCGGCAACGGTGGCGGCAATGGCGGCGGCTGGGCCGGCAAGTCGGCCGGCGGCGGTTCGCGCGAAGGCTTCGGCGGTTCGCGTGACGGTGGCTACGGCGCACGCCGCAGCGACGGTCCGCGTACGGCGCGCCGTGGTAGCTGA
- the radA gene encoding DNA repair protein RadA: MAKPKTMYTCTECGGQAPKWQGQCPACHAWNTLVETVAESPSAHRFQSLAKSAPVQRLADIEASDVPRFSTGVSEFDRVLGGGLVPGGVVLIGGDPGIGKSTLLLQSLGEIAHERRALYISGEESAAQIALRAQRLSLLDPGSKASELRLLAEIQLEKIQATIESERPEVAVIDSIQTVYSEALTSAPGSVAQVRECAAQLTRIAKQSGTAIIMVGHVTKEGNLAGPRVLEHIVDTVLYFEGDTHSSFRLVRAFKNRFGAVNELGVFAMTERGLRGVANPSALFLSQHEQVVPGSCVLVTQEGSRPLLVEVQALVDAANVPNPRRLAVGLEQNRLAMLLAVLHRHAGIACFDQDVFLNAVGGVKITEPAADLAVLLAIHSSMRNKPLPKGLIVFGEVGLAGEIRPSPRGQDRLKEAAKLGFSIALIPKANAPKQPIDGLQVIAVDRLEQAIDRIRTLE, translated from the coding sequence GTGGCTAAACCGAAGACGATGTACACCTGCACCGAATGTGGCGGGCAGGCGCCCAAGTGGCAGGGTCAGTGCCCGGCATGTCATGCATGGAATACGCTGGTAGAGACGGTGGCCGAGTCGCCGTCCGCGCACCGCTTCCAGTCGCTCGCCAAAAGTGCCCCAGTGCAGCGCCTCGCGGATATCGAGGCGTCGGACGTGCCGCGCTTTTCGACCGGCGTCAGCGAATTCGATCGCGTGCTGGGCGGCGGCCTGGTGCCGGGCGGGGTGGTGCTGATCGGTGGCGATCCGGGAATCGGCAAATCGACCTTGTTGCTGCAGTCGCTCGGGGAAATCGCCCACGAGCGGCGCGCGCTTTATATCAGCGGCGAAGAATCGGCTGCGCAGATTGCGTTGCGGGCGCAACGGCTTTCGCTGCTCGATCCCGGCTCCAAGGCCAGTGAACTCAGACTACTCGCCGAGATCCAGCTCGAAAAAATCCAGGCGACCATCGAAAGCGAACGGCCCGAGGTCGCCGTGATCGATTCGATCCAGACGGTCTACTCCGAGGCGCTTACGTCGGCACCAGGCTCGGTCGCGCAGGTGCGCGAATGCGCGGCGCAATTGACGCGGATTGCCAAACAATCCGGCACCGCGATCATCATGGTCGGCCACGTGACCAAGGAAGGCAATCTGGCGGGCCCGCGGGTGCTCGAGCATATCGTCGACACCGTCCTGTATTTTGAAGGCGACACGCATTCGTCGTTCCGCCTTGTGCGCGCGTTCAAGAACCGCTTCGGCGCAGTCAACGAACTCGGTGTGTTCGCCATGACCGAGCGCGGACTGCGCGGTGTGGCAAATCCGTCGGCGCTGTTTCTCTCGCAGCACGAGCAGGTCGTGCCTGGCTCGTGCGTGCTGGTGACGCAGGAAGGCTCGCGGCCGCTGCTCGTCGAAGTGCAGGCGCTGGTGGATGCGGCCAATGTGCCGAATCCACGCCGTCTCGCGGTGGGGCTGGAGCAGAACCGTCTGGCGATGCTGCTGGCGGTGCTGCATCGGCACGCCGGGATCGCCTGCTTCGATCAGGACGTCTTTCTGAACGCCGTGGGCGGCGTCAAGATCACGGAGCCAGCGGCGGACCTCGCGGTGCTGCTGGCGATTCACTCGTCAATGCGTAACAAACCACTACCCAAGGGTTTGATCGTGTTCGGCGAAGTGGGGCTCGCCGGAGAGATCCGGCCCTCGCCGCGCGGCCAGGACCGCCTCAAGGAAGCGGCCAAGCTGGGCTTCTCGATCGCGTTGATTCCTAAGGCGAATGCGCCGAAACAGCCGATCGACGGCTTACAGGTTATTGCGGTAGACCGGCTCGAACAGGCTATCGACCGTATCAGAACGCTAGAGTAG
- a CDS encoding acyl-CoA-binding protein, whose amino-acid sequence MSDVDAQFAKAHEEVQQLPERPGNLTLLRLYALYKQATKGDVQGDKPGFTDIVGKYKYDAWAALKGTAQDTAKQQYVELVESLKSGASA is encoded by the coding sequence ATGAGCGACGTCGACGCGCAATTCGCGAAAGCCCACGAAGAAGTGCAACAACTGCCGGAACGTCCGGGCAACCTGACGCTGCTGCGCCTGTACGCGCTCTACAAGCAGGCCACCAAGGGCGATGTGCAGGGCGACAAGCCGGGCTTCACCGATATCGTCGGCAAATACAAGTACGACGCATGGGCCGCGCTGAAAGGCACGGCACAGGACACCGCCAAGCAGCAGTACGTCGAACTGGTCGAATCGCTGAAAAGCGGCGCCTCGGCCTGA
- the rimI gene encoding ribosomal protein S18-alanine N-acetyltransferase: MSGVLLADRYMSPMTEGDLDEVAIIEKAAYEFPWSRGNFEDSLRNGYFGVCLRHVTGSLIGYCVLMPVVDEMHLLNLCVAPAAQGVGAGLSLLREAVRITRNEKLDGLLLEVRPSNHRAIRLYERFGFASIGRRKNYYPARHRSREDAIVMRFSFVREGADGAA, from the coding sequence ATGAGCGGCGTGTTGCTGGCGGACCGCTACATGTCGCCAATGACCGAAGGCGATCTCGACGAGGTCGCTATCATCGAAAAGGCGGCGTACGAATTTCCATGGAGCCGCGGCAATTTTGAAGATTCGCTGCGCAACGGCTATTTCGGCGTGTGCCTGCGTCATGTCACGGGTAGCCTGATCGGCTACTGCGTGCTGATGCCGGTGGTCGACGAGATGCATCTGCTGAATCTGTGCGTGGCGCCCGCCGCGCAAGGTGTGGGCGCGGGCCTGTCGCTGCTGCGCGAAGCGGTGCGTATCACGCGCAACGAAAAACTTGACGGGCTGCTGCTCGAAGTGCGGCCTTCGAACCACCGGGCTATCCGGCTCTATGAACGCTTCGGCTTCGCTTCGATCGGCCGTCGCAAGAACTATTATCCGGCGCGGCATCGCAGCCGGGAGGATGCCATCGTGATGCGTTTTTCTTTTGTCAGGGAGGGCGCAGATGGCGCTGCATGA
- the tsaB gene encoding tRNA (adenosine(37)-N6)-threonylcarbamoyltransferase complex dimerization subunit type 1 TsaB, with protein MTRTVLLALDTSTEFCSVALLSAAVDAAGASASEPRTWVRHEATGAVSSTRLLPAIRELFDEAGLKLADCDAIAFGAGPGSFTGLRTATGVAQGLAFGLNCPVVPIGTLLACAESARLRDPSVKRVLAALDARMDEVYWADYAWDDAQGEWRTVQPASLDAPDRLSLPDAPFTLVGNAAAAFGARLVATTVAQVIDGDALPHALPLAFAALRALRAGRTVPAELAAPEYVRNKVAQTTAERMADKAEKAAKAEQAAEQAAKHTAPQAADQSANQASPHPASQGEGGR; from the coding sequence ATGACCCGAACTGTGCTGCTTGCCCTCGATACGTCGACCGAATTCTGCTCGGTCGCGCTTCTGTCCGCCGCCGTCGACGCGGCGGGCGCCTCCGCCTCCGAACCGCGCACGTGGGTGCGTCATGAGGCGACCGGTGCGGTGTCCAGCACGCGCCTGTTGCCCGCAATCCGCGAACTGTTCGACGAAGCCGGCCTCAAGCTCGCTGATTGCGACGCGATTGCCTTCGGGGCGGGGCCTGGATCGTTCACGGGCCTGCGGACCGCGACCGGTGTTGCCCAGGGGCTCGCTTTCGGCCTGAATTGCCCGGTGGTGCCAATCGGTACGCTGCTCGCCTGCGCCGAGAGCGCGCGTTTGCGCGATCCGTCCGTCAAGCGGGTGCTGGCGGCGCTCGACGCCCGCATGGACGAGGTGTATTGGGCCGATTACGCATGGGATGACGCACAAGGCGAATGGCGCACCGTCCAGCCGGCGTCACTTGATGCGCCGGACCGCCTGAGCTTGCCCGATGCGCCGTTTACGCTTGTGGGTAACGCTGCCGCAGCATTCGGCGCGCGCCTTGTGGCCACAACGGTGGCGCAGGTGATCGACGGTGACGCGCTCCCGCATGCGTTGCCGCTCGCGTTCGCGGCGCTGCGCGCGCTGCGCGCCGGCCGTACGGTTCCGGCAGAGCTTGCCGCGCCCGAGTATGTGCGAAACAAGGTTGCGCAGACTACGGCAGAACGGATGGCGGATAAGGCTGAGAAAGCGGCCAAGGCGGAACAGGCGGCGGAACAGGCTGCGAAACATACGGCGCCTCAGGCAGCGGATCAGTCAGCCAACCAGGCATCTCCACACCCGGCATCGCAAGGCGAGGGCGGACGATGA
- a CDS encoding uracil-DNA glycosylase, translating to MALHESALEEFGLAPMWVRRGMGQASDGEAASAAAAPETAVAAPAADVGNVPQSLRQETVPAERVEVDQRSSVRQDDLPPRAPERGTPAATPRAPAARPEQTVHTARSDAASSSAPPDDDFAWFDDLPSQPPSGAPLVPAEARAKPSSVDSLDWDALAERVAGCQQCRLCEKRTNTVFGVGDRNADWMLIGEAPGENEDRQGEPFVGQAGKLLDNMLRSLTLARDTNVYIANVIKCRPPGNRNPEPDEVMRCEPYLQRQVALVKPKLIVALGRFAAQSLLKTDASISSLRGRVHTYEGVPVIVSYHPAYLLRSLADKSKAWADLCLARDTWLKAAETTARTTAD from the coding sequence ATGGCGCTGCATGAATCCGCTTTGGAAGAGTTCGGCCTCGCACCGATGTGGGTGCGTCGCGGAATGGGGCAGGCGAGTGACGGCGAGGCTGCGTCGGCGGCCGCGGCACCTGAAACTGCAGTTGCAGCGCCTGCTGCAGACGTCGGTAATGTGCCGCAAAGCCTCAGACAGGAGACCGTGCCTGCCGAACGTGTCGAAGTTGATCAGCGTTCTTCGGTGCGCCAGGACGACCTGCCGCCGCGAGCGCCCGAACGCGGCACGCCCGCCGCGACACCGCGTGCACCCGCTGCGCGTCCCGAACAGACTGTACATACCGCCCGCTCCGACGCTGCCTCATCGTCCGCCCCGCCTGACGACGATTTCGCCTGGTTCGACGACCTGCCGAGCCAGCCGCCGTCCGGGGCGCCCCTGGTACCCGCCGAGGCGCGCGCGAAACCATCGTCGGTCGACTCCCTCGACTGGGATGCGCTCGCCGAACGCGTGGCTGGCTGCCAGCAATGCCGCTTGTGCGAGAAGCGCACCAACACGGTATTTGGCGTCGGCGATCGCAACGCCGACTGGATGCTGATCGGCGAAGCGCCAGGCGAAAACGAGGATCGTCAGGGCGAGCCGTTCGTCGGCCAGGCCGGCAAGCTGCTCGACAACATGCTGCGTTCGCTGACGCTCGCGCGTGACACTAACGTCTACATCGCCAACGTGATCAAATGCCGGCCGCCCGGCAACCGCAATCCCGAGCCGGACGAGGTTATGCGTTGCGAGCCGTATCTGCAGCGTCAGGTCGCGCTCGTCAAGCCGAAGCTGATCGTTGCGCTCGGCCGTTTCGCAGCACAGAGTCTTCTGAAGACCGACGCGAGTATTTCGTCGCTGCGCGGCCGCGTGCATACCTATGAGGGCGTGCCGGTCATCGTGAGCTATCACCCGGCCTATCTGCTGCGCAGCCTGGCCGACAAGTCGAAGGCGTGGGCCGATCTGTGTCTCGCCCGCGACACGTGGCTCAAGGCGGCCGAAACGACTGCCAGAACAACGGCCGACTGA
- a CDS encoding DUF1853 family protein: MMNGIRPAALPAAAPAAQWDALCQPVVRDLAWLLFSADLLREQPPVGMLARAFETSDELAATIAWLHALDADPTGLQRDIAAARLTRLGRYAECLLAWFLQHGPTARLIAANVPLRRAGLTLGECDFLVQTQAGRRLHWELAVKCYLHAGDSRAQLADYVGPNLQDRFDLKLSHLLDHQLPLSARVEFASLGHVGPWEPQMFIKGWLFYPLGQWQRHERDEPAGDPAEIDPAHARGWWTTRTDWPAFAAGHAQAWRVLPRLEWLAPRRHEPGAAEAEGIAFVDALALNERVAHQNGPTMVAAFWIDDAGRWVERSRGFIVPDDWPQKAQAFARQ, translated from the coding sequence CTGATGAACGGGATCCGGCCGGCAGCGCTTCCGGCCGCTGCGCCTGCGGCGCAATGGGATGCGCTGTGCCAGCCGGTTGTGCGCGATCTCGCCTGGCTACTGTTCAGCGCGGATCTGTTGCGCGAGCAACCACCAGTGGGGATGCTCGCCCGCGCCTTCGAAACCTCCGACGAGCTCGCTGCCACAATCGCCTGGTTGCACGCTCTCGATGCCGATCCGACCGGGTTGCAACGCGACATCGCAGCGGCCCGCCTCACCCGTCTTGGCCGTTACGCGGAGTGTCTGCTCGCATGGTTCCTGCAGCATGGCCCCACCGCGCGTCTCATCGCGGCGAACGTACCTCTGCGGCGCGCGGGTCTGACCTTGGGTGAATGTGACTTTCTGGTGCAGACGCAAGCGGGTCGGCGTCTGCACTGGGAACTGGCCGTCAAGTGCTATCTGCACGCAGGAGACTCGCGCGCGCAACTGGCGGACTATGTCGGCCCGAATCTGCAGGACCGCTTCGATCTGAAACTGAGCCACCTGCTCGATCATCAGTTGCCGCTCAGCGCGCGCGTCGAGTTCGCCTCACTGGGGCACGTGGGTCCGTGGGAACCGCAGATGTTTATCAAGGGCTGGCTGTTCTACCCGCTAGGGCAATGGCAACGGCACGAACGGGACGAGCCGGCCGGCGATCCCGCGGAAATCGATCCGGCCCATGCACGCGGCTGGTGGACGACGCGCACGGACTGGCCGGCTTTCGCGGCCGGCCATGCGCAGGCGTGGCGGGTTTTGCCGCGGCTAGAGTGGCTCGCGCCGCGCAGGCATGAGCCGGGGGCGGCGGAAGCGGAAGGCATTGCATTTGTCGATGCACTTGCCCTGAACGAGCGCGTGGCGCATCAAAACGGCCCGACCATGGTCGCGGCCTTCTGGATCGACGACGCGGGCCGTTGGGTCGAGCGCTCCCGTGGTTTTATCGTGCCGGACGACTGGCCGCAGAAAGCGCAGGCATTCGCGCGGCAGTGA
- the lplT gene encoding lysophospholipid transporter LplT yields the protein MKKGFYTIMAAQFFSSLADNALLIAAIALLKDLHAPNWMTPLLKLFFVLSYVVLAAFVGAFADSRPKGRVMFVTNTIKVVGCFTMLIGAHPLIAYGIVGFGAAAYSPAKYGILTELLPPDRLVAANGWIEGTTVGSIILGTVLGGALISPHIASHILKHHIPTVDTPAEAAMLVIMAIYVVAALFNLRIPDTGARYPKQERGPVKLVTDFADCFLILWHDKLGQISLAVTTLFWGAGATLQFIVLKWAEVSLGMSLSEGAILQAVVAVGVAAGAIFAASRVPLKKSLSVLPVGIAMGIAVMMMAFYTRNLFPAHWGFYFGHMHVSGYLILAYIFLMIVGGLSGFFVVPMNALLQHRGHVLLSAGHSIAVQNFNENLSVLVMLCLYAVLVWLDVPVSAVIVLFGTFVCVMMWFVMRRHQANQRAFDSVALIGEVKH from the coding sequence ATGAAAAAAGGTTTTTACACCATCATGGCCGCGCAGTTTTTTTCGTCGCTGGCCGACAATGCGCTTCTGATCGCTGCAATTGCACTGCTGAAAGATCTTCACGCCCCAAACTGGATGACGCCGCTGCTCAAGTTGTTCTTTGTGCTGTCGTACGTCGTCCTCGCTGCCTTCGTCGGCGCCTTCGCCGATTCGCGTCCGAAAGGGCGTGTCATGTTCGTCACCAATACCATCAAGGTGGTCGGCTGCTTCACGATGCTGATCGGCGCGCATCCATTGATTGCGTACGGTATCGTCGGCTTTGGGGCAGCGGCCTACTCGCCCGCCAAATACGGCATCCTCACCGAACTGCTGCCGCCTGACCGCCTCGTCGCCGCCAACGGCTGGATCGAAGGCACCACGGTCGGTTCGATCATTCTTGGCACCGTATTAGGCGGTGCGTTGATCAGCCCGCATATCGCCTCGCACATTCTCAAGCACCACATTCCGACCGTCGACACGCCAGCCGAAGCGGCCATGCTGGTGATCATGGCGATCTACGTGGTCGCCGCACTCTTCAATCTGCGCATTCCCGACACCGGTGCCCGCTATCCGAAACAGGAGCGAGGCCCAGTCAAGCTCGTCACCGATTTTGCGGACTGCTTCCTGATTCTCTGGCACGACAAGCTGGGACAGATCTCGCTCGCGGTCACCACGCTGTTCTGGGGTGCCGGCGCGACGCTGCAGTTCATCGTGCTGAAGTGGGCCGAAGTGTCGCTCGGCATGTCGTTGTCCGAAGGCGCGATCCTGCAGGCGGTCGTGGCCGTCGGCGTGGCAGCGGGCGCGATCTTCGCGGCCTCGCGCGTGCCGCTCAAGAAGTCCCTTTCGGTATTGCCGGTCGGCATCGCGATGGGCATCGCGGTGATGATGATGGCCTTCTATACGCGCAACCTGTTTCCCGCTCATTGGGGCTTTTACTTCGGCCATATGCACGTGTCGGGCTATCTGATCCTTGCGTATATTTTCCTGATGATCGTTGGCGGCCTGTCGGGATTTTTCGTGGTACCGATGAATGCGCTGTTGCAGCATCGCGGCCACGTGCTGCTTTCCGCGGGTCACTCTATCGCTGTGCAAAACTTCAACGAAAACCTCTCGGTGCTCGTAATGCTGTGCCTGTACGCGGTGCTGGTGTGGCTCGACGTGCCGGTGTCGGCGGTTATCGTGCTGTTCGGCACCTTCGTGTGCGTGATGATGTGGTTCGTGATGCGGCGCCACCAGGCGAACCAGCGCGCGTTCGACTCGGTCGCGCTGATCGGCGAAGTGAAACACTGA
- the thiD gene encoding bifunctional hydroxymethylpyrimidine kinase/phosphomethylpyrimidine kinase: MTQRIPNVLTIAGSDSGGGAGIQADLKAFSALGAYGASVITALTAQNTRGVTAIHTPEPAFVTAQLDAVFDDIRIDAVKIGMLANAEVARAVAEALRRHRPKHVVLDTVMISKSNHALLLPDAVAVVRDELLPLADLLTPNLPEAAALLGLTAAIDEAGMIEQGEALRALGARAVLMKGGHLAASDSPDWLVQESGTLRLGARRVPVTNTHGTGCTLSSAIAALIPQRDDLAAAVADAKAYLTGALEASDQLDVGRGVGPVHHFYRWW, encoded by the coding sequence ATGACTCAACGGATTCCCAACGTCCTGACGATCGCCGGCTCCGACTCCGGCGGCGGCGCCGGCATTCAGGCCGACCTCAAAGCCTTTTCGGCGCTCGGTGCCTACGGCGCGAGCGTGATTACCGCGCTGACGGCGCAAAACACACGCGGCGTGACGGCGATTCATACGCCCGAGCCGGCATTCGTCACGGCGCAACTCGACGCGGTCTTCGACGATATCCGCATCGACGCGGTGAAGATCGGCATGCTAGCGAACGCCGAGGTGGCGCGGGCTGTCGCCGAGGCGCTACGGCGCCATCGGCCGAAGCACGTCGTGCTCGATACCGTGATGATCTCCAAGAGCAATCACGCGCTGCTGTTACCCGACGCGGTTGCCGTGGTGCGCGACGAGTTGCTGCCGCTCGCCGACCTGCTGACGCCGAATCTGCCGGAAGCGGCTGCCTTACTGGGCCTTACCGCTGCCATCGACGAAGCAGGCATGATCGAACAAGGTGAAGCGTTGCGGGCGCTCGGCGCCCGCGCAGTGCTGATGAAAGGCGGCCATCTCGCGGCTTCCGACAGCCCGGACTGGCTCGTGCAGGAGTCGGGCACGCTGCGACTCGGCGCGCGGCGCGTGCCGGTGACGAACACGCATGGGACCGGCTGCACGCTGTCATCGGCGATTGCGGCGCTGATCCCGCAGCGCGACGACCTCGCGGCTGCTGTAGCGGATGCGAAGGCGTATCTGACCGGCGCGCTTGAGGCCAGCGATCAACTCGACGTCGGCCGTGGCGTCGGGCCCGTGCATCATTTTTATCGCTGGTGGTGA
- a CDS encoding DUF2866 domain-containing protein codes for MKQSHETVPERPMQVRGCRVSAPIRQPWGGACRIVEWIDTTGQISRRVVAENVTADEVRATIDRHVEGRKYMLYDDERAPRQTLPRR; via the coding sequence TTGAAACAGTCTCACGAAACAGTGCCCGAGCGTCCCATGCAAGTCCGCGGTTGCCGCGTGTCTGCGCCCATCCGCCAGCCTTGGGGTGGCGCGTGCCGGATCGTCGAATGGATCGACACCACGGGCCAGATTTCGCGCCGCGTCGTGGCTGAAAACGTCACCGCGGATGAAGTGCGTGCCACCATCGACCGTCACGTCGAGGGACGGAAATACATGTTGTACGACGACGAACGGGCGCCGCGTCAGACTTTGCCGCGGCGTTAA
- the alr gene encoding alanine racemase: MPRPLSATIHTAALANNLAVVRRYAPNSKIWAVVKANAYGHGLARAFPGLRATDGFGLLDLEEAVKLRELGWAGPILLLEGFFRPTDIDVIDRYSLSTALHSDEQLRMLEMARLSKPVNIQLKMNSGMNRLGYTPERFRAAWERARACQGVGQITLMTHFSDADSDRGVAHQMDTFERGAQGIAGARSLANSAATLWHPSSHFDWVRPGIILYGASPSGFTAAIEGTGLQPAMTLASELIAVQNVAEGQTVGYGSIFKARSPMRIGVVACGYADGYPRVAPDGTPVIVDGIRTRVVGRVSMDMLTVDLTPCPTAGVGSRVELWGNALPIDDVAKACGTIGYELMCAVAPRVPVRAE, encoded by the coding sequence ATGCCGCGCCCCCTCTCAGCCACGATTCACACCGCAGCGCTCGCCAATAACCTCGCCGTCGTCCGTCGTTATGCCCCAAATTCGAAAATCTGGGCTGTCGTCAAAGCCAATGCTTACGGACATGGCCTCGCAAGAGCCTTTCCCGGTTTACGCGCAACGGACGGCTTTGGATTGCTCGACCTCGAAGAAGCCGTGAAGTTGCGTGAATTGGGCTGGGCCGGGCCAATTCTTTTGCTCGAAGGCTTTTTTCGCCCCACCGACATTGATGTGATCGATCGTTACAGCCTCAGCACGGCGCTGCATTCGGACGAACAGTTGCGCATGCTGGAAATGGCGCGCCTGTCTAAACCCGTCAATATCCAGCTGAAAATGAATAGCGGCATGAATCGCCTCGGCTATACGCCGGAGCGGTTCCGGGCGGCGTGGGAGAGGGCGCGTGCGTGTCAGGGAGTGGGTCAGATTACGCTGATGACGCATTTCTCGGACGCTGACAGCGACCGCGGCGTTGCCCATCAGATGGACACGTTCGAGCGCGGCGCGCAGGGCATCGCGGGGGCACGCAGTCTCGCCAACTCGGCGGCCACGCTATGGCACCCGTCGTCGCATTTCGACTGGGTGCGCCCGGGCATCATTCTGTACGGTGCTTCACCGTCGGGCTTCACCGCTGCGATCGAGGGTACGGGACTGCAACCCGCCATGACGCTCGCCTCGGAGCTGATCGCGGTGCAGAACGTCGCCGAGGGCCAGACCGTCGGTTATGGCTCGATTTTCAAGGCGCGCAGCCCGATGCGCATCGGCGTGGTGGCGTGCGGTTATGCGGACGGCTATCCGCGAGTTGCGCCGGATGGCACGCCGGTGATCGTCGATGGGATACGGACACGGGTCGTCGGCCGGGTGTCGATGGATATGCTGACCGTCGACCTGACGCCGTGCCCGACGGCCGGTGTCGGTTCGCGCGTCGAGTTGTGGGGCAACGCACTGCCGATCGACGACGTCGCCAAGGCGTGCGGCACCATTGGCTACGAGCTGATGTGTGCGGTGGCGCCGCGCGTGCCGGTGCGAGCGGAATAG